A part of Bosea sp. (in: a-proteobacteria) genomic DNA contains:
- a CDS encoding cold-shock protein: protein MSEGTVKWFNATKGYGFIQPSDGGTDVFVHVSAVERAGIRELREGQKVSYELVQDRRSGKMSADQLQVL, encoded by the coding sequence ATGAGCGAAGGTACGGTCAAGTGGTTCAACGCAACGAAGGGCTATGGTTTCATCCAGCCCAGCGATGGCGGGACAGATGTGTTCGTGCATGTCAGCGCCGTTGAGCGTGCTGGCATCCGCGAGCTGCGCGAAGGTCAGAAGGTCAGCTATGAGCTGGTTCAGGACCGTCGATCCGGAAAGATGTCTGCGGATCAGCTTCAGGTTCTCTGA